The bacterium nucleotide sequence GTTGACATTGTTGATGCCCGAGTGCGAAAAGAGCCACATCACATCGCGCGGATCAAACTTGTAGGATTTCATGATCTGCTGTCCATAACCCTCCACCCGTTCGAGGAAGACGAACTGGTGCACCCCCATCTCGCCGACGATGTGGGTGAAAAAAGAGAGGGGGATCTCGATCATGGGATGAAATCCGACAAAGCCGCCGATGCGCGGGTACATCTCCTCAATCGGCAGGGTTGCATGACCGCAGCCAAAGGTGTGCACCCAGCGGCCCGCCGCGATGGTCTCGGCCATCAGTGCCGCCGCTTTTTTGATCGCATCGAGCTGTGTCGCTTCAATCTTGTCCATTACCCCCCGGGCATTATCCAGCCATTGTTTAGCCAGCATGGTTTACTCCTTTACAGGTTCAATGAGTCTCTTGCGTACGATCAGGTAGACGAGGGTCATCAGGAGCAGCCCGGCCGGCACGATCGTCAGGGCGATGCGCAGACCATACGCCTTGCCGAGCAATCCCGAGATCCAGGGCATCAGGCTGCCGCCGGTCAGGGCCATGACGAAGACCATGCTGAAGGCTGTCCCGCTCAGTTGCGGATAGCGGTCACCGACGAAGCCGAGGACGATGGGGTAGACAGCTGCGAAGCCAAAGCCCACCATCATCAG carries:
- a CDS encoding sugar isomerase domain-containing protein, which produces MLAKQWLDNARGVMDKIEATQLDAIKKAAALMAETIAAGRWVHTFGCGHATLPIEEMYPRIGGFVGFHPMIEIPLSFFTHIVGEMGVHQFVFLERVEGYGQQIMKSYKFDPRDVMWLFSHSGINNVNIDIALEARRIGMKIVVFGSAGEFSNVKTRHSSGKQIFELADVVVDTCVPAQDASVPLKNHVDKIGPVSTMAFVTAVWMTICTVAEILADRGVKLYIHPSHNVPGDTTARQRLDEALAEYKMRIAGV